A window of the Lolium perenne isolate Kyuss_39 chromosome 7, Kyuss_2.0, whole genome shotgun sequence genome harbors these coding sequences:
- the LOC127298075 gene encoding noroxomaritidine synthase 1-like: protein MSTSFSQELLISTLVLLLVPLYFYLKSSRSKSPAVLPTNWPIVGVLPSLLANLHNLHDYLTAVLAGSGHNFRANGPPGTGMRFFVTCDPENVRHIFTTNYANFPKGAEFAMIFDIMGGSFFTIDGEPCRRQRAKIQSVLTNPRLLARMTACCRDKVENGLLPVFTSMASTATPFDVQDLITRFVFDLTATPVFGVDPGLLSSDMPPMDRAVAMDTVMEVALFRHTVPASWWKLMRRLNIGPERKLAAAHTVLHGFITEMMEMRKNEHVGNEGAPSSVDILSSYIDDPDYQDDELLRATLINYMIAGRDTIGTTLPWVLYNLAQNPRVVSIIRSELSSIAARKPAAATGAGDMVVFESEETKSLVYMKAALYESLRLYPPGPIERKTVVADDVMPSGHEVHAGDTLFVSLHSMGRMEGVWGKDCLEYNPDRWLSDDGQKMRYVPSHKFLAFNSGPRMCLGKDIALMQMKTVVAAVVWNFDVEVVQGQSIEPKLSCILQMKNGLTIKLKKREM, encoded by the coding sequence ATGTCGACTTCGTTCTCTCAGGAGCTACTCATATCCACACTCGTGTTGCTCCTTGTTCCCCTCTACTTCTACCTCAAGTCCAGTAGATCAAAGAGCCCAGCAGTGCTCCCCACAAACTGGCCAATCGTAGGCGTGCTGCCTTCCCTCCTGGCAAACCTCCACAACTTGCACGACTatctcactgccgtcctcgccggATCAGGCCACAACTTCCGCGCGAACGGCCCACCCGGGACCGGGATGCGGTTCTTCGTCACATGCGATCCGGAGAACGTCCGGCACATCTTCACGACGAACTACGCGAACTTCCCCAAGGGCGCCGAGTTCGCCATGATCTTCGACATCATGGGCGGCAGCTTCTTCACCATCGACGGGGAGCCGTGCCGTCGCCAGCGCGCCAAGATCCAGAGCGTGCTCACGAACCCCCGGTTGCTCGCGCGGATGACCGCCTGCTGCCGCGACAAGGTGGAGAACGGCCTCCTCCCGGTGTTTACCAGCATGGCGAGCACCGCGACTCCCTTCGACGTGCAGGATTTGATAACGAGGTTTGTGTTCGACCTGACCGCCACGCCTGTCTTCGGCGTGGACCCTGGCCTCCTGTCCTCCGACATGCCGCCCATGGACCGCGCCGTCGCCATGGACACGGTCATGGAGGTGgccctgttccggcacaccgtgcCGGCTTCTTGGTGGAAGTTGATGAGGCGGCTGAACATCGGCCCAGAGAGAAAGCTCGCCGCTGCGCACACGGTGCTACATGGATTCATCACGGAGATGATGGAGATGAGAAAGAACGAACACGTTGGGAATGAGGGAGCTCCTTCCTCCGTGGACATATTGTCTTCCTACATCGACGACCCAGACTACCAAGACGACGAATTGCTCCGTGCGACGCTCATCAACTACATGATCGCGGGGAGGGACACGATCGGAACGACCTTGCCATGGGTTTTGTATAACCTTGCCCAAAACCCTCGTGTCGTGTCCATCATCCGCAGCGAGCTTTCATCCATCGCAGCACGTAAACCAGCAGCAGCCACAGGTGCCGGCGACATGGTGGTCTTTGAGTCGGAGGAGACCAAATCTCTGGTCTATATGAAAGCCGCCCTATACGAGTCTCTCAGGCTGTATCCGCCGGGCCCCATCGAACGTAAGACGGTGGTCGCTGACGATGTGATGCCGAGTGGCCATGAGGTGCACGCCGGTGACACCCTGTTCGTTTCTCTCCACTCCATGGGTAGGATGGAAGGTGTGTGGGGTAAAGACTGCCTGGAGTACAACCCGGATAGGTGGCTCTCGGACGACGGGCAGAAGATGAGGTACGTGCCGTCTCACAAGTTCCTGGCGTTCAACTCGGGCCCGAGGATGTGCCTCGGCAAGGACATTGCGCTTATGCAGATGAAGACCGTCGTCGCCGCGGTGGTGTGGAACTTTGATGTGGAGGTGGTTCAAGGGCAAAGCATCGAGCCGAAGCTATCTTGCATACTGCAGATGAAAAATGGACTCACGATAAagctgaagaagcgggaaatgtaa